The Humulus lupulus chromosome 4, drHumLupu1.1, whole genome shotgun sequence genome has a window encoding:
- the LOC133833180 gene encoding uncharacterized protein LOC133833180, with protein MATPNIFDLYQIQEEEEVPLVRRKSAKRHNDESSQGPLAKKRRTDDPSKDGPTGQASAQPSAPAEKEAAPAANPSPAAMLTITAARTRAFATIEHARVKAVEEFQVKAIEELQAVEARHAGELEVVTQQKDALVAKLAWTEASQTALKKQKDDFQESSRIQYREVKRLKEELLAKDKTIAVFESQVEQLKLTNAKDLEKYKNETLRFFYDFWKHNRSANFNYLPEDARNAELACCTARLAAEEERARVLASLSIQPAASAGEGGVVEDAANQNAEIPRVP; from the exons ATGGCTACTCCCAACATTTTCGATCTGTATCAGAttcaggaggaagaggaagttcccctGGTTCGACGGAAATCAGCCAAGAGGCATAATGAcgaatcaagccaaggacccCTGGCCAAAAAGCGTCGAACAgatgatccttccaaggacggacCTACTGGTCAAGCTTCTGCTCAGCCttctgctcctgctgagaaggaggctgCCCCTGCTGCCAATCCTTCGCCTGCG gccatgctgacaataactGCCGCTCGTACCCGTGCCTTTGCTACCATCGAGCATGCTCGGGTAAAGGCCGTCGAGGAGTTTCAGGTGAAAGCcatcgaggagcttcaggctgtagAAGCCAGGCACGCTGgagagttggaggtggtcacccagcagaaggatgctttggTGGCAAAGCTGGCATGGACTGAAGCTTCTCAGACAGCTTTGAAGAAGCAGAAGGACGACTTCCAAGAGTCCAGTCGGATCCAATATCGTGAAGTTAAGAGGCTTAAGGAGGAGCTCCTTGCTAAGGACAAGACCATAGCTGTTTttgagagccaggtggagcagctgaagctcacCAATGCCAAAGATCTAGAAAAGTACAAGAATGAGACACTTCGGTTTTTTtatgacttttggaaacacaaccggagtgccaacttcaactaccttccaGAAGATGCCAGGAACGCTGAGCTAGCctgctgcactgctcgattggctgcagaagaagaaagagcaagggtcCTTGCTTCCCTAAGCATCCAGCCAGCTGCTAGTGCAGGGGAAGGAGGAGTTGTCGAGGATGCGGCCAACCAGAatgctga